One Oceanotoga teriensis genomic window, TATTTTGGGGTTAAATATGCCATTGCTGTCAATTCTGGAACTTCTGCATTACATTTGATTCTTAAAGCTATGGAATTTAAAAGAGGAGATAAATTGATAACTACTCCTTTTACTTTTATATCGAGTTCTAATGTTGCTTTATATGAAGATGGGATTGTTGAGTTTGTTGATATAGATAAGGATGATTATAATATATCTATACCTTTGTTGAATAAAAAATTAAAGGATTTAGATCGAGCTTTTTTTATGGGAGTAGATATATTTGGTCAATCACTTGACTGGGATAGTATCGATTATGATAAAAATAAAATATTTATTATAGAAGATTCTTGTGAGGCTATTGGTGCTGAATATAAGGGGAAAAAAGTTGGTACTTTTGGTAAGGCTGGTACATTTGCATTTTATCCTAATAAACAGATTACTACAGGTGAAGGTGGAATTGTAATAACTGATTGTGAAGATATTTATAAAAAATGTAAATCTATGTCCAATCAGGGCAGAGGCGATGATATGCAATGGCTTGAACATGTAAGAATTGGATTTAATTATAGAATGGATGAAATGTCAGCAGCTTTAGGATATGGTCAAATGATTAGACTGGATGAAATTTTAAAGAAGAGATCTTTAATAGCTGAAAATTATTATGATCTTTTTTCAGAAGAAAAAAGAATTGTTTTGCCTAAAATAAATAATTTTAATATTCCAAGTTGGTTTGTATTTGTTATTAGGCTTGATTTAAATTGGGTATCGAATTTTTTAGATTTGCCAGAGTGGATTATAAATTTTGATTTTTCTGAAAGAATAGAATCTGATAAAAGAGATGTGTGGAGTAAAAATATCTTTAAAGTTCAAAATTTTTTGAATGATTTTATAAATAAATTGACTTTAAAGGGTGTACAATGTAAGAATTATTTTAAACCCGTTCATACACAAAAATTTTATAGAGAAAAGTTTGGTTTTGAATATGGAGACTTTCCAATTACTGAACTTATTTCATCTTTAACAATAGCTATACCTTTTTTTACTAATTTAACTTTTGAAGAACAAGTTTATGTTTTTGAGTCTATTAAAGAAGTCTTGGGAGAGATGGAAGTATGAATTTTGTCTTAAAAAGAAAATATAAAATAGTTTTTATAGATTATATTTTATTTTTTATCTCTTATTTAATAGCAATGTTCATGAGGTTTCAATTTGATTTTGATGAATTTTCTAAATATATTTCTCCTATAATTTTATATCCATTTATAATGATTGTAATTTTTAAAATAACCGGAGTTTATAAATCTATTTGGAGATTTGCAACTCTTAAAGAACTTTTACCTATTTTTTATAGTGGATTTTTTGGATTTTTAATAAACTTTTTTATCTTTGAACTCTTTAGTAGATATGTTACTGATTTTTTTATATTACCTTTTTCGGTTGTATCTTTTGCAAGTTTATTGGGAGTTTTGCTTGTTTCATGGAGTAGAATTTTTTGGTTTTCATATAGCAAGAAAGATAAAAAAGCTGTTAATTTAAGCAAAAAAATTTTGATAATTGGTGCTGGAGATGCTGGTGTTGAATTACTATCTGAATTTGAGAGACATCCTGAAGCGGGAATAGTTTTAGGTTTTTTGGATGATGATGATTCTAAAATAGGTAGAAAAATAAGAAATTATGAAGTGCTTGATAAACCAGAAAATATTATGAAATATGTAGAGAATATGGAAATTAATGAGGTCATAATAGCTATTCCTTCAGCCAATTCAGATGAAGTTAAAAATATTCTTGATTTTATAGATAAGTCAAAAGTAAGAGTTAAGACTCTCCCAGGAATTTTTGAAATTCTTAATAATAAAGTATCTCTTGGTTTTCTTAGAGATGTTGAAATTTCTGATTTATTGGGGAGAAAGGAAATAGAAGTTAATTTAAATGAAATAGAAAGTTATATAAAAGGAAAAAATGTTTTGATTACCGGTGCGGGTGGTAGTATAGGAAGTGAAATATGTAGACAAGTTTCAGCTTTGAAACCCAAAATATTGTATGTTTTAGGTAGAGGTGAAAATAGTATTTTTAAGATAAATAAAGAGTTAAAAAATAAATTTCCAAATTTAATGATTGAAGAGATTATATGTGATGTTACTAATGAAAAAAGACTTTATAATATTTTTAAAAAATATAAATTTGATATAGTATTTCATGCTGCGGCACATAAACATGTTCCTTTAATGGAGAAAAATCCATCTGAGGCATTTATGGTTAATACTTTAGGTACTTATAATATTGCCAGATTTTCTGGAGAGTTTAATATAGAAAGATTTATATTTATATCTACTGATAAAGCTATAAATCCAACTTCCATAATGGGAACATCTAAAAGGCTTGGTGAAATGCTTATTAGATCTATATCTAAAGATTTTGATACTAAATTTGGTATTGTTAGATTTGGAAATGTTTTGGGTAGTAGAGGAAGTGTAGTTCCAATATTTAAAGAACAGATAAAAAATGGTGGCCCAGTTACTGTAACTCATAAAGATATGAAAAGATATTTCATGACTATTCCTGAAGCAGTAGCTTTAGTTTTACAAAGTGGAAAATATGCTGAAGATGGAGAGGTTTTTATTTTGAATATGGGAGAACCTGTTTTAATAGATTCTCTTGCAAGGGAATTGATTAGATTATCTGGTTATGTTCCAGATCAAGATATAAAAGTAGTTTATACAGGTATAAGACCAGGTGAAAAATTATATGAAGAATTGTTTTTAGAAA contains:
- a CDS encoding DegT/DnrJ/EryC1/StrS family aminotransferase — encoded protein: MKVPLSSPDITDFEINFVNDVLKSNQLALGPYLNMFEEKIKKYFGVKYAIAVNSGTSALHLILKAMEFKRGDKLITTPFTFISSSNVALYEDGIVEFVDIDKDDYNISIPLLNKKLKDLDRAFFMGVDIFGQSLDWDSIDYDKNKIFIIEDSCEAIGAEYKGKKVGTFGKAGTFAFYPNKQITTGEGGIVITDCEDIYKKCKSMSNQGRGDDMQWLEHVRIGFNYRMDEMSAALGYGQMIRLDEILKKRSLIAENYYDLFSEEKRIVLPKINNFNIPSWFVFVIRLDLNWVSNFLDLPEWIINFDFSERIESDKRDVWSKNIFKVQNFLNDFINKLTLKGVQCKNYFKPVHTQKFYREKFGFEYGDFPITELISSLTIAIPFFTNLTFEEQVYVFESIKEVLGEMEV
- a CDS encoding nucleoside-diphosphate sugar epimerase/dehydratase, with amino-acid sequence MNFVLKRKYKIVFIDYILFFISYLIAMFMRFQFDFDEFSKYISPIILYPFIMIVIFKITGVYKSIWRFATLKELLPIFYSGFFGFLINFFIFELFSRYVTDFFILPFSVVSFASLLGVLLVSWSRIFWFSYSKKDKKAVNLSKKILIIGAGDAGVELLSEFERHPEAGIVLGFLDDDDSKIGRKIRNYEVLDKPENIMKYVENMEINEVIIAIPSANSDEVKNILDFIDKSKVRVKTLPGIFEILNNKVSLGFLRDVEISDLLGRKEIEVNLNEIESYIKGKNVLITGAGGSIGSEICRQVSALKPKILYVLGRGENSIFKINKELKNKFPNLMIEEIICDVTNEKRLYNIFKKYKFDIVFHAAAHKHVPLMEKNPSEAFMVNTLGTYNIARFSGEFNIERFIFISTDKAINPTSIMGTSKRLGEMLIRSISKDFDTKFGIVRFGNVLGSRGSVVPIFKEQIKNGGPVTVTHKDMKRYFMTIPEAVALVLQSGKYAEDGEVFILNMGEPVLIDSLARELIRLSGYVPDQDIKVVYTGIRPGEKLYEELFLETEEFLKTNNSRIFKLKANNMIDYDKINNFVEFLNMAIESNNFDLINAIIGKYVPDSKARVDNEISR